In Papaver somniferum cultivar HN1 unplaced genomic scaffold, ASM357369v1 unplaced-scaffold_41, whole genome shotgun sequence, one genomic interval encodes:
- the LOC113342480 gene encoding ATP-dependent DNA helicase DDM1-like, whose translation MTYQKGLNYSIYNRERVWNICALNLLGIGEGILQDQMGLGKTIQTIGFLAHLQGKWMHGPYLVLAPLSTLLDWLNSKQCFQKMFE comes from the exons ATGACATACCAGAAAG GCTTAAATTATTCTATTTATAATAGGGAACGGGTGTGGAACATCTGTGCTTTAAATCTTCTCGGCATTGGAGAAGGCATCTTGCAAG ATCAAATGGGTCTTGGCAAGACTATTCAAACAATTGGATTTCTTGCTCATCTGCAAGGAAAATGGATGCATGGACCTTATTTAGTACTAGCTCCTCTTTCTACCTTATTGGATTGGCTAAACTCAAAGCAGTGCTTCCAGAAGATGTTTGAGTAA